One genomic window of Coffea eugenioides isolate CCC68of chromosome 1, Ceug_1.0, whole genome shotgun sequence includes the following:
- the LOC113764170 gene encoding chaperone protein dnaJ 20, chloroplastic-like, whose product MNAEVISSGHLQLFPPSSNTRHCGSQLPFSGRASTGSIALKPRRRPGALRTTARAAVYAPTQTQAETFYDMLGISETGSISDIKKAYKQLARKYHPDVSPADRTEEYTKRFIEVQEAYETLADPQTRAVYDMNLGRGLHFAFSTGRRNERMDDVEEWKLRWQSQLDELRLWSMHRDNVSSAVRGKAAASPSSSWGSRMRRKRTDIYDLGFM is encoded by the exons ATGAACGCCGAGGTTATTTCCAGCGGTCACCTGCAACTTTTCCCACCAAGTTCAAATACAAGACATTGTGGCTCCCAGCTTCCATTTAGCGGCAGGGCCAGTACTGGCAGCATAGCATTAAAGCCAAGAAGAAGACCCGGGGCGCTCAGAACAACTGCCAGGGCCGCCGTTTATGCACCGACCCAGACCCAGGCCGAAACTTTCTATGATATGCTGGGAATTTCGGAAACAGGGTCGATTTCCGATATCAAGAAAGCCTACAAACAGTTAGCAAGAAAATACCACCCAGACGTGTCACCGGCGGACCGCACGGAAGAGTACACCAAGAGGTTTATCGAGGTTCAGGAAGCTTACGAGACGCTTGCTGATCCACAGACTAGAGCTGTGTACGATATGAATTTAGGTCGAGGATTGCATTTCGCTTTTTCAACCGGAAGACGCAACGAG AGAATGGATGATGTGGAGGAATGGAAACTTAGGTGGCAATCTCAACTGGATGAGCTGAGGCTGTGGAGCATGCACAGGGATAATGTCTCCTCCGCCGTTAGAGGGAAGGCAGCGGCGTCGCCCTCGTCGTCGTGGGGTAGTCGAATGCGCCGAAAGAGAACTGACATTTATGATCTTGGATTTATGTAG